A region of the Candidatus Zixiibacteriota bacterium genome:
CGAACCCGAACTCCAGAAATCTTCCCTGGACTTTTATCTCCAGGCTCCGGAAGTTGACAAACATAAAGATAAGGACTAACCCTATAAGTATCAAGAAAGGAGTCACCCAGAAAGGGGTATTTGGGTCCTGGGGAGACAGGACCAGACCCAGGATAATCCCAATCAAAGCCAGGACAAAAACAAATTTGACCCACCAGGCCAGACCTTGTTTCTCTGAGTACATGATACCTCCTTTTAAGTCCAATTGATAATCTCATCTCTAAAATAAACCTTTTTTGACTTGACACAAGGGATTTCTTAACTTAACATAGCCTCGAATCATGTCCTACGGATCTCCGATTGGATCCATTCTGGACAAATTCGGACCAGGCCAAGCCACCCAGATTCACTGGATGGCTATTATATTTTAAAGGAGGTTTTAGATGAAGTCTTATGTAACCCGGGATAACCTGAAAGAGAAAACGAAACTCTGGCTTAAGAAGATCTCCCCTTATAACACTCACAGGTTAAAATTGAATTTGAAAAAGTCAGCCCTTCTGGTGATTGATATGCAGAGATTTTTCTTGGACCCTGGCTCTCCATCCTTTACCTGCGGTGGTCCGCCTATACTTCCCAATATCAAGCGATTGATAGATTTCTATCGGGCTAAGAAAAGGCCGGTGATCTACACCTGCCACGTTCATAAAAAAGACGGAAGCGATGCCGGTATTATGCGCTGGTGGTGGCAGGGGATGTGCATAGAAGGAACCGAAGAGGCTAAAGT
Encoded here:
- a CDS encoding cysteine hydrolase, whose product is MKSYVTRDNLKEKTKLWLKKISPYNTHRLKLNLKKSALLVIDMQRFFLDPGSPSFTCGGPPILPNIKRLIDFYRAKKRPVIYTCHVHKKDGSDAGIMRWWWQGMCIEGTEEAKVHPEIEPLPEEKIVYKHRYSAFYNTDLETILRCAKIEDLVITGIMTNMCCESTARDAYFRDYRIKFLADATGTIIEEMHLASLLNLGLGFADISTTEEVINAHKK